The proteins below come from a single Leishmania major strain Friedlin complete genome, chromosome 20 genomic window:
- the PUF9B gene encoding putative RNA-binding regulatory protein, with protein sequence MAPAVHVAAPVCGPRRLSAMPAAALVEAFRATCEGHVADVACTPQGKALLQAALRTQRSEVLDSVVTELCPRLRDVAVDVHGCHVLRTLVEACTAEQTDALIGAMHASVVLNMCTASQYTRRTLQSLFERREVDLSALVHVLADNAGYLAATQQGCISLMRVFELCDAAQKAELVRELLPKLAALSMDAFANYMVQCAIEHSDRATAAQYVVAHFTGNILQMSCNKHSSNVLEVVLRCCGEVPAVRRLFLDELVFNPAALKEVVGDLYGNFVVQALIGVVTNPMEFKRVEDRLRPALVGCQFAAKIEGKIKAKRPVPPHAGGAVHHHSYPQSRQQGEPRTVPCRVYQDAEPREAYDKACASARASTASTGETSTSTAAKHFRHFPYEPPRFVTVPFDSVGKSAGGVLYGHPSAARRYMQQQLQRQPLSK encoded by the coding sequence atggcgccggcggtgcacgtggcggcgccggtgtgcgGGCCGCGCAGGCTTTCGGCGAtgcctgctgccgcgctggtggaggcgttCAGGGCGACGTGCGAGGGGCACGTGGCGGACGTTGCGTGCACGCCGCAGGGCAAggcactgctgcaggcggcgctgcggacgCAGCGGTCGGAGGTGCTGGACTCTGTGGTGACGGAGCTGTGCCCACGGCTGCGCGACGTGGCGGTGGACGTGCACGGGTGCCACGTGCTGCGgacgctggtggaggcgtgCACCGCGGAGCAGACGGATGCGCTGATTGGCGCGATGCACGCGTCGGTTGTGCTGAACATGTGCACTGCGTCGCAGTACACGCGGCGCACACTGCAGTCGCTGTTCGAGCGGCGCGAGGTGGACCTGTCTGCGCTTGTGCACGTGCTTGCGGACAACGCGGGGTACCttgcggcgacgcagcagggGTGCATCTCGCTGATGCGCGTGTTCGAActgtgcgacgcggcgcagaaggcggagctggtgcgtgagctgctgccgaagTTGGCTGCGCTGTCGATGGATGCGTTTGCGAACTACATGGTGCAGTGCGCGATCGAGCACAGCGATCGCGCGACGGCCGCGCAGTACGTGGTGGCCCACTTCACCGGCAACATATTGCAGATGAGCTGCAACAAGCACTCCAGCAACGTGCTGGAGGTTGTCCTGCGGTGCTGTGGCGAGGTcccggcggtgcggcgcctTTTTCTGGACGAGCTGGTTTTCAACCCGGCCGCCCtgaaggaggtggtgggcGACCTGTACGGGAACTTTgtggtgcaggcgctgaTCGGCGTTGTGACGAACCCGATGGAGTTCAAGCGTGTGGAGGACCGCCTGCGCCCCGCACTGGTGGGGTGCCAGTTCGCGGCGAAGATCGAGGGGAAAATCAAGGCGAAGCGTCCAGTCCCGCCCCACGCGGGCGGTGCGGTGCACCATCATTCCTACCCGCAGTCGCGCCAGCAAGGGGAGCCGCGTACCGTACCATGCCGTGTCTACCAGGATGCAGAGCCTCGCGAGGCGTACGACAAGGCGTGCGCGTCCGCACGCGCTTCAACCGCATCAACGGGCGAGACATCGACTTCAACGGCGGCGAAGCATTTCCGCCACTTCCCGTATGAACCACCTCGGTTCGTCACCGTGCCCTTCGACTCGGTGGGCAAGAGCGCAGGCGGCGTTTTGTACGGCCACCCGtctgctgcgcgccgctacatgcagcagcagctccagcggcagccgctctcAAAGTAG
- a CDS encoding putative axoneme central apparatus protein: MSNRVILQTFDEYQKARVRFVQTIAELASKPANIEALQHAGVMQLLRPLLLDSVPSVQQSAALAIGRLANSSEEMAENVVSGDVLTQLVYSLGDQNRFYKKSAAFVLRSVARHSPQLAQAVADSQAVEALVGCLEEFDPTVKESVAWALGYVARHNADLAQEVVDKGAVPPLVLCVQEPELSLKRVAASTLGDIAKHSPELAQSIVDQDAITHLAPLIASSDAKLKRQVCQCLAQIAKHSVELAELVVEGEIFPKIFLLLADSDEVVQKNAATCIREIAKHTPELAQLVVNAGGVGALVEYTTATKGSTRLPGIMTLGYLSAFSETLALAVIVAHGIMPLADALEKEAEDHIRAAAAWSLGQLGRHSADHAKAVADCNVLPRLLDVYLSPSSSDDLQTKSKRALKAIIQHCVYLPALEPLLHPDAPQDVLKYVCGQYAKVLPTDVAAKREFVANRGLATVQRIKAEPGSSLAESIQIINSCFPPEIVEYYSPEYAQTFIEKIENYHVQQH; this comes from the coding sequence ATGTCGAATCGGGTTATTCTGCAAACCTTCGACGAGTACCAGAAGGCACGCGTCAGGTTCGTGCAGACGATCGCGGAGTTGGCTTCCAAGCCGGCTAACATCGAGGCACTGCAGCATGCAGGTGTaatgcagctgctgcgcccacTGCTGCTCGACAGCGTGCCGTCGGTGCAGCAGTCCGCCGCGCTGGCGATTGGGCGCCTCGCGAACTCTAGTgaggagatggcggagaACGTCGTTTCTGGAGATGTGCTGACGCAGCTGGTGTACTCGCTTGGCGACCAGAATCGCTTCTACAAGAAATCAGCCGCGTTTGTGCTGCGCAGTGTGGCGCGGCACTCTCCGCAGCTTGCCCAGGCTGTCGCCGACAGccaggcggtggaggcgctcgTTGGCTGCCTGGAGGAGTTCGATCCGACCGTGAAGGAGAGCGTTGCGTGGGCTCTAGGCTACGTCGCCCGCCACAACGCAGATCTCGcgcaggaggtggtggacaaAGGCGCTGTaccgccgctggtgctgtgcgTGCAGGAGCCGGAGCTGTCTCTGAAGCGTGTGGCAGCCTCAACGCTGGGGGATATCGCCAAGCACAGCCCAGAGCTGGCCCAGTCCATTGTTGACCAGGACGCTATCACCCACCTGGCGCCGctcatcgccagcagcgacgcgaaaCTGAAGCGGCAGGTGTGCCAGTGCCTGGCGCAGATCGCCAAGCACAGCGTtgagctggcggagctggtcGTCGAGGGAGAGATCTTTCCAAAGATCTTTCTGCTGCtcgccgacagcgacgaggtggtgcagAAGAACGCAGCGACGTGCATTCGCGAGATTGCGAAGCACACACcagagctggcgcagctcgtgGTGAACGCCGGCGGCGTGGGCGCACTGGTGGAATACACCACCGCGACGAAAGGCAGCACGCGCTTGCCGGGCATTATGACGCTCGGCTacctctccgccttctccgaGACACTGGCGCTTGCCGTCATTGTGGCGCATGGCATCATGCCGCTGGCCGACGCGTTGGAGAAAGAGGCCGAAGACCACAtacgtgccgccgcggcgtggtCACTGGGGCAGCTCGGCCGCCATAGCGCCGATCACGCCAAGGCGGTGGCTGACTGCAACGTGCTTCCTCGCCTGCTGGACGTGTACCTCAGCCCCAGCAGCTCCGACGACCTGCAGACGAAGAGCAAGCGCGCCCTCAAGGCTATCATCCAGCACTGTGTCTACCTACCCGCCCTAgaaccgctgctgcaccccgATGCGCCGCAGGACGTCCTCAAGTACGTCTGCGGTCAGTACGCGAAGGTGCTGCCCACCGACGTGGCCGCGAAGCGCGAGTTCGTGGCGAACCGCGGCCTGGCCACGGTGCAGCGCATTAAGGCTGAGCCGGGCAGTTCCCTGGCCGAGTCCATCCAGATCATCAACAGCTGCTTCCCGCCGGAGATTGTAGAATACTATTCGCCAGAGTACGCACAGACGTTTATCGAGAAGATCGAGAACTaccacgtgcagcagcactag